The Sinorhizobium fredii USDA 257 region TGGGCGCGACAGTGATTTGTCTGCGTCGTTGAGGTTCTTATACGCTTGTCTAATTGGGAGATGGAGTGCAAAGAAAATGCATCTGCTATGCATTTGTGCACTGCGTCGCCGATTTGATGAGCAAGGGCATGAGCGAGCCCGAAAATGCATCACACCACGGGGCGGACGTAAAGGGCGCCTAGGCTGCATAGGGTCTTGTTTCGCCGGAGTTTTCCGGCTGCCAACTGTTTCGCTAGCAGGGGCACCCTAAAGGGGCCGTGGGCGGGGATTTCGCAGGCGCGAACAAGGTGCGGTTTCGCCACCCGATTTTGGCGAAGTCTACAAAGAAAAACGCCCGCCGGCGAGTGCCGGAGGGCGTTTTGAACCAGTGCTTGTCTAGTCGATTACTTGACTGCCTGGCGGGCAACGTAGGGAATGTCAGAGCGGCCGATGCCGAGATCGTTCAGCTCGCGGTCGCTCATGCGGCCGAGCTCGCTGCAGGTCTGACGATACTTGCGCCAGTTATTGAAAGAACGTGCGAGGTTCATGATCCTATTCCTTTCAGGGTCGTTTGCCAGCGCTCTATCTCTCTTGCTGGCCACCATCTTATGGCTCTGAATATAATCGATTTGCGCACCGAAAACAGAGACGATGCTGCATCGCACCCATGCAGGTTTTGCAATCCTCCGCCGGCCGTTAGCCCAGTCTTAATCTATTGCACCGGTGTGCACCTCGAAACCGCCCCGGATGGGGCGGAACAGGGCGGAATCCTGGCTAACTGGAACAAAAACAACGCCCGCTGGGGGAGGAGATCCAGCGGGCGTTGCCTGTTCTGATTGGCAACTGGGAGGAGGAGTGTCGCCAATCCGTATCGGGAGCGCCGGGAGGAGGAGTGCGCTGCCGACCGATGATCTGAAGATAGGCTCGCACCCCTAATTTGTATAGGGACACTGTGGAATGGCACATATGCGCCTGCTGCATGGCTGGAGGCCCTGCTTTAGCTGAAGTGCTTCAATACTGTGCAACTTCGCCCCGGGTAGCTCCGGAAGCGTGATGGTTGCTTCGCAGGTGCAATAAAAAACGCCCGCCGGGGAGGAGGTCCGGCGGGCGTCATTAAGGTGATTGGCAACCGGGAGGAGGAGTGTTGCCAATGCTATCGAAACAGCGATGGGAGGAGGAATGTGCTGTTTCGAATTCCGTCGAGCTGTCGGCTCGGGTCCTTCCGGAAGTCCGGGCGGCGACCACTCCGCGGGCTGCTTTGGCACTCACCGCCGTCGCCGCTTTGATGTGTGGAATATAAGACGGCCGCGCGGACTTGTGCAGTGCGATATCGGCATGGAAGATGTGCGTCTCGCGCAAATAGGCCTTTGCCGAAAAACCATTGGCCGTTTCACGACATCGACGCCGCAGCGTCGCGGGAATCACGTACTTGTACGGCGGGGCGGGTACGATGGTGCCCGGTGAGGGACTCGAACCCCCATGCTCTCGCGCTTGGACCTAAACCAAGTGTGTCTACCAATTCCACCAACCGGGCAACGGAGGGTGCTTGCGAAGCCTGTAGAACAATGACAGGCATTTTGGCAAGCCTTGGATGAAGGCAGGGGGCGACGGCTCCGAGCAGGGCGCGCCGATTGCCCCTTGGCCGGTATGTGCCCCCGCCGGCGCAGCCAAGAACTCCACGGCTCCGGCACCGGAAATGCTTGCCATTCGGCGGCTATCGGGTGTATTTGGCGCCCGTGACACCGCGAAATGTGCCATGACTCCGTGACGCCCTGTCGAAAGTGACGTGGCGATCGCGGCTAAGTGATTGAGTTCACTGTCCTCTGGTAGACGGACATTGCGTGGCGATGAATTGGCCCTGGTGCGGCGAGGCGAGAACGTTCATGTCTTGCCGATCAAACCGGGACAATATCGCGGCCGCATGTCGGTATTCGACGGTGAGGAGGGCGGGCAAAATGCCATTTTGCTTGCAAAACGCTTGCGGAATTGCGTAAAGCCACTCCCGGCAAATGGATCGGCTCAAGTGCTCGCCACACCTTTCGGGGCAAGAGCACTGTCAACGTGAAGTGAAGGTTTGAACATGCAGGTTATCGAAACGCTCGCTCAAGGGCTGAAGCGCGAACTCAAGGTCGTAATCCCGGCCGGTGAAATGGAAGCTCGGATGAACGAGCGTCTGGCCGACGTGAAGGACCGTGTCCGCATCAACGGCTTCCGTCCCGGCAAGGTGCCGGTCGCGCATCTGAAGAAGGTCTACGGCAAGTCGATCATGGCCGAGCTCGTCAACGAGATCGTTCGCGAAAAGCCGACCGAAATCCTCACGGGCCGCGGCGAGAAGTCGGCTACCCAGCCTGAAGTCGCCATGACCGAGGACGAGGCCGAAGCCGACAAGATCCTTAAGGCTGAAGCCGATTTCGAGTTCACGCTCGCCTACGAGATCATCCCGGCGATCGAACTCAAAGATGCGACCGGCATCAAGGTGACCCGCGAAGTCGTCGACATCAGCGAGGACGAAGTCAACGAGCAGATCCTGCGCATCGCCGAAAGCGCGCGCACCTATGAATCGAAGAAGGGCAAGGCAGCCAACGGCGACCGTGTCACCATCGACTATCTCGGCAAGGTGGACGAAGTCGCCTTCGACGGCGGCAAGGACGAGGACGCCGAACTGGTTCTCGGCTCCAACCGGTTCATTCCTGGCTTCGAAGAGCAGCTCGTCGGTGCCAAGGCTGGCGACGAGAAGACGATTACGGTCACCTTCCCGGCTGACTATCCGGCCGCCAACCTCGCTGGCAAGGAAGCAACCTTCGACATCACCGTGAAGGATGTCGCCGGCGCCGCGCCGATCGAAATCAACGACGAACTGGCAACGAAGCTCGGGCTCGAATCAGTCGACAAGCTGAAGGAAATCGTCCGTGGCCAGATCGAAGGCCAGTACGGCTCGGTCACCCGCCAGAAGGTCAAGCGCCAGCTGCTCGACCAGCTCGACGAGCTCTACCAGTTCGAGACGCCGGAGCGGCTCGTCGACGCCGAATTCGAGAACATCTGGCGCCAGATCAACACCGACCTCGAGCAGGCCGGCAAGACCTTCGCCGATGAGGACACGACGGAAGAGGAAGCTCGCGCCGAGTACCGCAAGCTCGCTGAGCGCCGCGTCCGCCTCGGCCTCGTTCTCTCTGAAATCGGCGAGAAGGCCGGCGTCCAGGTGAGCGATGACGAAATGCAGCGCTCGCTGTTTGAGCAGCTGCGTCAGTTCCCCGGCCAGGAAAAGCAGATCCTCGACTACTTCAAGAACACCCCCGGTGCCGCCGCTTCGCTGCGCGCCCCGCTCTTCGAAGAGAAGGTCGTCGATCACCTGCTGTCGGAAGTCTCGGTGACCGACAAGACCGTCTCCAAGGACGAGCTGATGGCTGAGGACGAAGCCGAGGATAAGCCGGCAAAGAAGGCTCCCGCCAAGAAGAAGGCGGCTGCCAAAGCGGAAGCTGCCGAAGGCGAAGAAGCAGCAGCTCCGAAGAAGAAGGCTCCTGCCAAGAAGAAGGCTGCGGACGAAGGCGCCGAGTAATCGAGCTTTCCCGAATACTTTAAAAGAGGCCGCCTCCGGGCGGCCTTTCTCATTTGCGAGAAAGTAAAAGGCCGCCGAAACCGGCGGCCTGACTTGCGGGAACCGAAGGGATTGCGCCTAGATGGCCTTGATCTCGCCCATACGGTTCCAGGCGTCGAGCCCGGCGATCTTGTAGGCCTCGGCAAGCGTCGGGTAGTTGAAGGTGTTCTCGACGAAATATTCGACCGTGCCCTTCAGGTTCAGGACCGCCTGGCCGATATGGACGAGCTCGGTGGCGCCTTCGCCGATGATGTGCACGCCGAGCAGGCGCCGGGTCTTCAGCGAGAAGATCATCTTCAGGAGGCCCGCATCGAGCCCCATGATGTGGCCGCGCGATGTTTCGCGGAACCGGGCGATGCCACACTCATAGGGGATGCCGCGATCCTTCACTTCCTCTTCGGAAAGCCCGCAGGTGGAGATTTCCGGCACCGCATAGATGCCGTAGGGGAAGTACTTTTGCGGCTCCTTGGCGATCGCGCCGACAGCGACGCGCGCTGCGACGCGACCCTGTTCCATCGAGGTCGAGGCGAGGCTCGGGAAGCCGACCACGTCGCCTGCGGCATAGATGTTCGGAACGGCGGTCTGGAATGTTTCCGGATTGACCTTCAGGCGCCCGCGGCTGTCCGCTTCGAGACCGGCAGCCGCGAGATTGAGTGCATCGGTTGCTCCCATGCGGCCGGCGGCGAACAGGACCATTTCCGTCGTGATCTTGCGGCCATTGTCGAGGGTAAGCATGACCTTACCATCATCGAGCCGCTCCACCTTCTCGGCTTTCTGGCCGAGATTGAGTTTCATGTTGCGGTCCCTGAGCTGATAGGTGAAGTCCTCGACGATCTCCTTGTCGATGAAGTCGAGCATGGTGGTCTTGGGGTCGATCACCGTCACCTGCGTATCGAGCGCGCTGAAGATGGTGGCGTATTCGATGCCGACGACGCCCGCGCCGATGACCACCAGCGAACGCGGCAGATTCTGAATCTCGAGGAGCTCATCGCTATCGAGAACGGTCCTGCCGTCGAACGGTATATAATCCGGTCGGAGAGGTCTCGTGCCCACGGCCAGCAGGATGCTGGTGCCGGAAACGTGCATGCTCTCGCCGTCATCCTTGACGATCTCGAGCGTGGTCGGACCAACGAAGCTCGCTTTGCCACGGATGTGCTGGACGCGGTTTCGCGCAAATTGATGCTCCAACACCTCGACCTCGTGGTTGAGCGTGATGATCAGGCGCTGACGCAAGTCTTCGGCGCTGATCTCCTGCTTCACCCGATAGGAACGGCCGTAGAAGCCGCGCTCGCGCCAGCCCGAGAGGTTGAGTGCCGTTTCGCGCAGCGTCTTGGATGGAATCGTGCCGGTGTGGACGGAGACGCCGCCAACACGTTTACCCTGCTCGATGACGAGCACTCTCTTGCCGAGCTTGGCAGCCTGAATTGCGCCTCTGCGGCCGGCCGGACCGCTGCCGACGACGATAAGATCGAACTGGTTCATGAACGCTTCCCTTGAGCCAAGCGAGAATCGTTTTTGCGATGCGGCAAAATTCGCGCACGGACATCTATATCGTCAATCGGACGGTTTGATGAAGTAGCAATGCCGCAACGATCTGTCCTGGATGCGTCCGATGCCAAACATCGCTATGCTGCCTGCGTTCGGCGGCGAGAAAGGGAGAATGGTCAGGCATGGCGCTCGAGTGGATGAAGGGTTCAGCGAACGGTGTGCAACCCGTGCACGATGGCGACGCGCCAGCGGTCGAAGGAAAGGCGAGCCATCGGCACGGCGTCGTGGCGGCTGCCGTCTATCAGAACGGCCGGCGCGTTCGCGACATAGAGATCGAAGAGGCCGGAGAGTGGCGACATCGCGAGAACGCCGTCGTTTGGATCGGCCTGCACGAGCCGGACCAGCAATTGCTGCGGCAGGTGCAGAAGGAGTTCGACCTGCATGATCTGGCGATCGAGGATGCGGGCAAGGCGCACCAGCGTCCGAAGCTCGAAATCTACGGCGATGCGATCTTCGCCGTGGCACGAACCGCTCATATGGTCGATGACGAGATCGCCTTCGGCGAGACGCATCTCTTCGTCGGGCGCGGCTATGTCGTCTCCGTTCGTCACGGTGCATCGACGTCCTATATGGCGGTGAGGCAGCGCTGCGAATCCTCGCCGGGAGCGCTTGCCCATGGCGAAAACTACATTCTCTATTCGATCCTCGATTTCATCGTTGATAACTACATGCCGGTGGTCGAGGCGATCCACAGCGAGGTTGAGGAACTGGAGGATCGGCTGTTGCGCTCACGGCTGGACAAGGCGGATGTCGAGCGGCTCTATTTGATGCGCCGCAATCTGCTCAAACTGCGCAATGCTGTCGTGCCTTTGGTCGATGTCTGCCGCCGTCACGAGCATCTCGAACTGCCTGGCATGGACGCGGCCATGCAGCCGCTCTTCCGTGACGTCACCGATCACGTTCGCCGCGTGCAGGAGGACATCGACGCGCTCCGCGAAGTGTTGGCCTTTACCTTCGAGGCAAGCCTGATGATCGGTCAGTCGGAGCAGACGGAAATCTCGCGCAAGCTCGCCTCATGGGCGGCGATCCTGGCAGTCCCCACGGCAATCGCCGGGATTTACGGCATGAACTTCGAGGACATGCCGGAGCTCCGGTTCCGTTATGGCTATTTCGTCGTATTGGCTGTGATCTTTGGGCTCTGCGCGACGCTTTACCGGTTGTTCCGACGGGCGCGGTGGCTTTGATTTGGAACCGGAACGGTTCTGCGCGAGCCTTATTTAGAACAGCCGCAACCCCTTCATGCTGACGTGTCCGTCCTTGCCGATGATCACGTGGTCGTGGACCGTGATGCCGAGCGGCTTGGCCGCCTCGGCGATCAGCTTCGTCATTTCTATATCCGCGCGCGACGGCGTCGGATCGCCGGACGGATGGTTGTGCACCAGGATCAAAGCGGTCGCGGAAAGCTCCAGGGCACGCTTGACGACCTCGCGCGGATAGACGGGCGTGTGATCGACGGTTCCCTGCTGCTGCACCTCGTCGGCAATCAGCGTGTTGCGTTTGTCGAGAAACAGGATGCGGAACTGTTCCTTCGTTTCATGCGCCATTGCAGCGTGACAATAGTCGATCACGGCGCTCCAGGATGAGAGGACCTGCTTGTTGCGCAGTTCGCTCTTCATCATCCGTTGCGCCGCGGTCGCGATGAGTTTCAGGTCGAGCGCGACGGACTCGCCGACGCCCTTGACCTCCTGCAAAAGCTGCTGCGGCGCGCCGAAAACCCCGGCCAGCGTACCGAAGCGAGCGAGAAGGTCCTTGGCGATCGGTTTCGTGTCGCGGCGGGGTATGAGGCGGAACAGAATGAGTTCGAGGATCTCGTAGTCTGCGAGCGCCGCATCGCCCTGTTCGCGGTAGCGAATCCGTAGCCGATCCCGATGGCCGTGATAGTGCGCCTCGGCGGTGCCGCCAGGCGTCGGCGCCTTGTCGAGCTTGCGTGTCTTCTGGCGCGCGAAGAACTGCCGTTCGTCGGCGGGCTCAGCGGCGTCCGGTTCAGGAAAAAGAGGCGGTTTCGTCACGCGTTGCCCAGTGCGCTGACGCCAGGCATGAAAAGGCCAGCCGGTGAAAGCGTGAAAACTTCGCAGCCGTTCGCCGTAACGCCGACCGTGTGTTCATACTGCGCCGAAAGCGACCGGTCGCGCGTCACGGCCGTCCAGCCGTCTGAGAGCACCTTTACATGCGGGCGGCCGAGATTGATCATCGGCTCGATCGTGAAGATCATGCCCTCCTTAAGTTCCGGACCTTCGCTGGCGTTACCATAGTGGAGGATGTTCGGAGCATCGTGGAAGAGGCGGCCAACGCCGTGGCCGCAGAAGTCCCGGACGACCGAGCAGCGCTCCGACTCCGCATAGATCTGAATTGCCTCGCCGATCGCGCCGGTACGGGCGCCGGGACGAACCGCCGCTATGCCGCGCATCAGGCATTCATGCGTGACTTCGAGCAGGCGTTCGGCGGCGCGCTTGATCTCGCCGACCGGGTACATCCGGCTGGAATCGCCATGCCAGCCATCGACGACATAGGTCACGTCGATGTTGACGATATCGCCGTCGCGCAACGGCTTGTCGTTCGGAATGCCGTGGCAGACGACGTGATTGATCGAGGTGCAGGACGACTTTGTATAGCCGCGATAGTTCAGGGTCGCGGGCAGCGCACCGTGATCCATGCCGAATTCGTAGACGAAGCGATCGATCTCTTCCGTCGTGACGCCGGGCTGCACCTGCGACGCCAGTTCGTCGAGGCAGCGTGCCGTCACCTGACAGGCCTTGCGCATGCCTTCGAATCCATCCGGTCCGTAGAGACGAATGACGCCGGTGTTCTTGTAGGGGGCGGCGCCGGCCTCGATGTAAGTTACCATTCCAAGACTTTCGATGTTTCAGGCGATTTTCTTAAATCAGCAAGGACCGGTTCGTCCACTGTCATCGCTGCGGTCGGCACGATCTCGAATGGCGATATCGCGCATCTGATCGCATAGGCTTCGACGCCGCGCGCAGTGGCCCGTTCGAAAGCCCGAGCATAAACCGGATCGAGGTCGCGGCATATCCGCAAGACGCTGCAGTCGCTTCTTTGAACAAGATAGAGCATGATCGCCCGGTGTCCGGCCTCGACCATGTCGCCGAGTTCGTCAAGGTGCTTGGAGCCGCGCGCCGTCGGGCTGTCGGGAAACTCCGCCATTGCCTCGGCTCGGCTGAAATGGACATTCTTTACTTCGACATAGGCAAGGCCCTTCGCCGGATCGATGAGCAGAATATCGATCCTCGAATTTCGCCCGTATCTCTGTTCGCGGCGGAGCGTTTCATAAGTATGGAGATCGCTGACCAGTCCGGCGGCGATCGCTTCCTCGGCGATCCGGTTTGGCAGCCCGGTGTTGATGCCGACAAGCGTTCCGTCCGCCTCGACAATCTCCAGCATGTGGCGGTACTTGCGTGTTGGCGAGTCATGCTCCGACAGCCAGATGGCCGATCCGGGCGCCGTGAGGCCGCGCATCGAGCCGGTATTCGGGCAGGAGCCGGTGATCCGCGTCCCGTCGGCAAGATCGGCATCGAAGAGGAAGCGTTTGTAACGCTGGAGAAGCGTTGCTGGAACGAGCGGGCGGGAGAAGTTCACGATGCGTTTCCGCGGGTCAGGCGCGAACGCGCACGTAGGAGCCCGGCGCTTCCTCGATGGAGTTGAGCGGCCCTCCGGCCTTGCGGGCGGGAACGCGTCGCTTGTCGAGCTTTTCGACCCAGTCGTGCCAATGCGGCCACCAGGAGCCCGGCGTTTCCTTGGCCTTCTCCAGCCATTCCTCCAGATCGCCCTTCGGGGGTCCGCCCGTCCAGAACTGGTATTTGCTCTTGTCCGGCGGGTTGACGACGCCCGCAATGTGGCCGGAGCCGGACAGAACGAAGGTAACCTTGCCG contains the following coding sequences:
- the sfsA gene encoding DNA/RNA nuclease SfsA, translating into MNFSRPLVPATLLQRYKRFLFDADLADGTRITGSCPNTGSMRGLTAPGSAIWLSEHDSPTRKYRHMLEIVEADGTLVGINTGLPNRIAEEAIAAGLVSDLHTYETLRREQRYGRNSRIDILLIDPAKGLAYVEVKNVHFSRAEAMAEFPDSPTARGSKHLDELGDMVEAGHRAIMLYLVQRSDCSVLRICRDLDPVYARAFERATARGVEAYAIRCAISPFEIVPTAAMTVDEPVLADLRKSPETSKVLEW
- the map gene encoding type I methionyl aminopeptidase, whose translation is MVTYIEAGAAPYKNTGVIRLYGPDGFEGMRKACQVTARCLDELASQVQPGVTTEEIDRFVYEFGMDHGALPATLNYRGYTKSSCTSINHVVCHGIPNDKPLRDGDIVNIDVTYVVDGWHGDSSRMYPVGEIKRAAERLLEVTHECLMRGIAAVRPGARTGAIGEAIQIYAESERCSVVRDFCGHGVGRLFHDAPNILHYGNASEGPELKEGMIFTIEPMINLGRPHVKVLSDGWTAVTRDRSLSAQYEHTVGVTANGCEVFTLSPAGLFMPGVSALGNA
- the sthA gene encoding Si-specific NAD(P)(+) transhydrogenase, which gives rise to MNQFDLIVVGSGPAGRRGAIQAAKLGKRVLVIEQGKRVGGVSVHTGTIPSKTLRETALNLSGWRERGFYGRSYRVKQEISAEDLRQRLIITLNHEVEVLEHQFARNRVQHIRGKASFVGPTTLEIVKDDGESMHVSGTSILLAVGTRPLRPDYIPFDGRTVLDSDELLEIQNLPRSLVVIGAGVVGIEYATIFSALDTQVTVIDPKTTMLDFIDKEIVEDFTYQLRDRNMKLNLGQKAEKVERLDDGKVMLTLDNGRKITTEMVLFAAGRMGATDALNLAAAGLEADSRGRLKVNPETFQTAVPNIYAAGDVVGFPSLASTSMEQGRVAARVAVGAIAKEPQKYFPYGIYAVPEISTCGLSEEEVKDRGIPYECGIARFRETSRGHIMGLDAGLLKMIFSLKTRRLLGVHIIGEGATELVHIGQAVLNLKGTVEYFVENTFNYPTLAEAYKIAGLDAWNRMGEIKAI
- the tig gene encoding trigger factor — encoded protein: MQVIETLAQGLKRELKVVIPAGEMEARMNERLADVKDRVRINGFRPGKVPVAHLKKVYGKSIMAELVNEIVREKPTEILTGRGEKSATQPEVAMTEDEAEADKILKAEADFEFTLAYEIIPAIELKDATGIKVTREVVDISEDEVNEQILRIAESARTYESKKGKAANGDRVTIDYLGKVDEVAFDGGKDEDAELVLGSNRFIPGFEEQLVGAKAGDEKTITVTFPADYPAANLAGKEATFDITVKDVAGAAPIEINDELATKLGLESVDKLKEIVRGQIEGQYGSVTRQKVKRQLLDQLDELYQFETPERLVDAEFENIWRQINTDLEQAGKTFADEDTTEEEARAEYRKLAERRVRLGLVLSEIGEKAGVQVSDDEMQRSLFEQLRQFPGQEKQILDYFKNTPGAAASLRAPLFEEKVVDHLLSEVSVTDKTVSKDELMAEDEAEDKPAKKAPAKKKAAAKAEAAEGEEAAAPKKKAPAKKKAADEGAE
- a CDS encoding DUF1127 domain-containing protein, which encodes MNLARSFNNWRKYRQTCSELGRMSDRELNDLGIGRSDIPYVARQAVK
- the radC gene encoding RadC family protein, yielding MTKPPLFPEPDAAEPADERQFFARQKTRKLDKAPTPGGTAEAHYHGHRDRLRIRYREQGDAALADYEILELILFRLIPRRDTKPIAKDLLARFGTLAGVFGAPQQLLQEVKGVGESVALDLKLIATAAQRMMKSELRNKQVLSSWSAVIDYCHAAMAHETKEQFRILFLDKRNTLIADEVQQQGTVDHTPVYPREVVKRALELSATALILVHNHPSGDPTPSRADIEMTKLIAEAAKPLGITVHDHVIIGKDGHVSMKGLRLF
- a CDS encoding magnesium and cobalt transport protein CorA encodes the protein MALEWMKGSANGVQPVHDGDAPAVEGKASHRHGVVAAAVYQNGRRVRDIEIEEAGEWRHRENAVVWIGLHEPDQQLLRQVQKEFDLHDLAIEDAGKAHQRPKLEIYGDAIFAVARTAHMVDDEIAFGETHLFVGRGYVVSVRHGASTSYMAVRQRCESSPGALAHGENYILYSILDFIVDNYMPVVEAIHSEVEELEDRLLRSRLDKADVERLYLMRRNLLKLRNAVVPLVDVCRRHEHLELPGMDAAMQPLFRDVTDHVRRVQEDIDALREVLAFTFEASLMIGQSEQTEISRKLASWAAILAVPTAIAGIYGMNFEDMPELRFRYGYFVVLAVIFGLCATLYRLFRRARWL